The Gammaproteobacteria bacterium region TGTGATGAGATGTTTAACAAATCCCTGATTGCTTACGTCGAACTCAGGTTAGGTATTATTTATTTCAAGACCTGACCCCAATATGTTTGACCCCAATATGTTTGGGAAAACATCCCACGGATTCGGCGTGGGATGCTAGATTTTATCCCTTTTTACTCCCTGCCTACCACTATTGAATCTAGACATGATTCTCGTCCATAGACGTACCTAGGATTCACGCGGCCTCTCCCTGACATCGGGATAAGCCGATGCCAGGGAGAAGCTACGCTGTATGGCACTTTTACGATCTATCTCCTGAGATCAAAACGATCAAGATTCATCACCTTGTTCCAGGCCGCCACAAAGTCACGCACGAACGTCAACGGCGAGTCGCTGCACGCATAGACTTCCGCGAGGGCGCGGAGCTGGGAGTTCGAACCGAAAACGAGATCAACAATGGTGCCCGTCCACTGGAGCGCACCCGTCGCCCGCTCTTGCCCCTCCAGCACGCCCGCCAAAGTGGCGGACTTTTGCCACCGCGTATTCATATCGAGTAGATTCACGAAGAAATCATTGGTCAACGTTTCAGGTCGCTTGGTGAACACCCCGTGCTCAGACTGACCGAAATTTGCATTCAGGACGCGCAGGCCACCAATCAGCACCGTCATCTCAGGGGCGGTTAGTGTCATCAACTGCGCCTTGTCCACCAACAGCTCGGTGGCGGATCCCTCGAATCCCTTGCGGGCGTAGTTGCGAAACCCGTCTGCGATTGGCTCCAGCACGGCAAACGAGTGCACATCGGTCTGCTCCTGCGACGCATCCATACGCCCCGGCGAAAAGGGAACCTTCACATCGTGACCGGCCTTCTTCGCTGCGGCCTCGACGGCGGCGCAGCCGCCCAGCACGATCAGGTCAGCCAGGGAGATCTTCTGGCCGCCAGACTGTGCGCCGTTAAACTCCTTCTGGATCGCTTCCAGCTTCGATAGAACCTGCGCCAGCTCGGCGGGTTGGTTAACCTCCCAGTCCTTCTGAGGTGCAAAGCGGATGCGCGCACCGTTCGCCCCGCCACGCTTGTCGCTGCCACGGAAGGTTGCGGCAGACGCCCAGGCCGTGGTGACCAGTTGTGAGATGGATAGGCCGGACGCGAGAAGCTTGGCCTTCAGGGCCGCAATGTCCTGTTCATTGACCAGCGGATGATCGACGGCGGGGATCGGGTCCTGCCAGATCAGCACTTCCTTGGGCACCAGCGGGCCCAGGTAGCGGGCGACCGGTCCCATGTCACGGTGCGTCAGCTTGAACCAGGCACGGGCGAATGCGTCTGCGAACTGATCCGGATTCTCAAGAAAGCGCCTGGAAATCTTTTCGTAGGCAGGATCGAAGCGCAGGGCGAGATCGGTGGTCAGCATGGCGGGCGCGTGACGCTCGGACGGATTGTGGGCATCCGGCACGGTACCGGCACCCATACCATGCTTTGGTACCCACTGATGCGCACCGGCCGGGCTCTTCGTCAGTTCCCATTCGTAGCCGAATAGGTTCCAGAAGAAGTTGTTGCTCCACTTCGTTGGCGTGGTGGTCCAGGTGACTTCCAGGCCGCTGCTGATCGTGTCACCACCCTTACCGGAGCCAAAGCTGCTCTTCCAACCCAGACCTTGCTCCTCAATACCGGCAGCTTCCGGCTCGGGCCCCACCTGTTTCGCATCGCCTGCACCGTGGGTTTTGCCGAAGGTATGACCGCCGGCAATGAGCGCAACTGTCTCTTCGTCGTTCATCGCCATGCGCGCGAAGGTCTCCCGAATGTCCCGCGCCGCCGCGACTGGATCCGGGTTGCCGTTCGGGCCTTCCGGATTCACATAAATCAGACCCATCTGCACGGCACCCAGCGGATTTTCGAGTTCACGGTCGCCGCTGTAGCGTTGGTCACCCAGCCAGGTGTTCTCAGATCCCCAGTAGATATCTTCTTCCGGTTCCCAGATGTCCTCACGCCCGCCGGCAAAACCGAACGTTTTGAATTCCATCGATTCCAGTGCGACGTTGCCGGTAAGGATCATCAGGTCGGCCCAGGAGATTTTGCGGCCATACTTTTGCTTAATCGGCCAAAGCAGCCGGCGTGCCTTGTCGAGGTTGACGTTATCCGGCCAACTATTCAGGGGAGAAAAGCGTTGGTTACCCGTCCCT contains the following coding sequences:
- the katG gene encoding catalase/hydroperoxidase HPI, with product MSTETKCPFSSDVRKHTVAGAPSNADWWPNQLKLSILHQHSSKSDPMGEAFNYSQEFKSLDLNAVVEDLRALMTDSQDWWPADFGHYGPLFVRMAWHSAGTYRISDGRGGAGTGNQRFSPLNSWPDNVNLDKARRLLWPIKQKYGRKISWADLMILTGNVALESMEFKTFGFAGGREDIWEPEEDIYWGSENTWLGDQRYSGDRELENPLGAVQMGLIYVNPEGPNGNPDPVAAARDIRETFARMAMNDEETVALIAGGHTFGKTHGAGDAKQVGPEPEAAGIEEQGLGWKSSFGSGKGGDTISSGLEVTWTTTPTKWSNNFFWNLFGYEWELTKSPAGAHQWVPKHGMGAGTVPDAHNPSERHAPAMLTTDLALRFDPAYEKISRRFLENPDQFADAFARAWFKLTHRDMGPVARYLGPLVPKEVLIWQDPIPAVDHPLVNEQDIAALKAKLLASGLSISQLVTTAWASAATFRGSDKRGGANGARIRFAPQKDWEVNQPAELAQVLSKLEAIQKEFNGAQSGGQKISLADLIVLGGCAAVEAAAKKAGHDVKVPFSPGRMDASQEQTDVHSFAVLEPIADGFRNYARKGFEGSATELLVDKAQLMTLTAPEMTVLIGGLRVLNANFGQSEHGVFTKRPETLTNDFFVNLLDMNTRWQKSATLAGVLEGQERATGALQWTGTIVDLVFGSNSQLRALAEVYACSDSPLTFVRDFVAAWNKVMNLDRFDLRR